From Ictalurus punctatus breed USDA103 chromosome 26, Coco_2.0, whole genome shotgun sequence:
gtgtgtgtttgtgtgcactgACCTGTTCGTAAGCGAGGAACTTGATGGCTGTTTCCGGGGCGATTTTGAGCACGTTGATGCCGTTTCCTCTCCACAGAGCGAAGAAGCCGCCCTCCTTCACCATCACTTTCAGCCCCTTCCACACACTGCCCTTATCCTTATCCAAGCTCTGACCGtgaacctacacacacatatacacacacacacacacacacacacaccattaaccATTGCCTCAGCCCAGTGAAGGAGTCGTCTCATATCATATTgtaaaatgagtgtgtgtgacatCTTAAAATGTACTTCTTATATATTAGACTGGTGATCACGTATCAACATGGGTAGATAtgccagatgtgtgtgtgtgtgtgtgtgtgtgtgtgtgtgtgtgtgtgtgtgtgtgtgaactctgACCTGCAGGAACACTTTGAGTCGGTCGAGAGGAGCCGTGCCCGTCCTGGAGACAGTTCCTGCCATGGCACCTGCCATCAGCTGCCTCCACACAAACCCCGACTTCCTCTCCTTCTCCGAGAACTCGTCAGGAACCGTCAGGAGCTCCCCAATGTCCaggatctacacacacacacacacacacacacacacacacacacacacacacacacacacacacacacagagtaagcAGGTGAAGGAAAAGTTAAGTGAActctgtattttgtgtgtgtgtgtgtctgaccaGAGAGCGTTTCCAGTAGAGGGCGATGTCCTCCACGCTGTGCAGAGGGTTAAACAGGAAATGGTCACGCCATTCCACCCAGTCAATGGTCATGGTGCCATCCTTGTCCATACTGTAGTGAGCGCAcatgcacgcgcgcacacacacacacacacacacacacacacacacacacaatatacagaTGTGAGATATGGGAAAGTTACAAGATCTAAATTTAAGTTACAGTAAAGCACCACACTATTCACAACCCTAAACCAACCAGAGAGCTCGCCGTTACCACGGAAACAGAACTGTTAGTGAAGTGTCTGTGGTCGGAACCAGAGGTGTTTGTGGGCGGAGTCACAGTTCAGCTCCATCACTCTGCCAGTTTTACTGGTGCTGACAAAAGTGTCATCActgacttacacacacacacacacacacacacacacacacacctctgcagGATCTTGTTTGCCTCGTCTAGCGTAACCTCCACTCCCACATTGTGTAATGAGAGCTGGATCTCTCCAGCATCAATTTCacctgtaaaacacacacacacacacacacacacacacacacacacagtgtgaggtcAGTGAGATCTAGCTCCAGCACGAATACAACACTCTCATAACGGAGCTAGCGATTAGACTGCTAACCGTCGTTATTGCGGTCCAGACTGCTGAACATGAAGCGGAGACGCTTCTCGTGTGTACGCAGGTACTGTGTAAACTCCTCACAGTCCAACTGTCCATCCTGATTAGTGTCTCCTTCACTCACAATCTGCTGTGGGACAGggcagagaggagagagagaagagggaagaagaggaggagagggaagagaagagacggAGGCCCAGATTGGTTAGAAATGAagggatgaggaggaggaggaggaggaggaagaggaagaggaggaaggtgAGGAGGAAAAAGCAAGTTACACGATGCAATGCCAACGTTGCGGTCAAACCAGGTCACATGACCCGCCACCAAGCACATAACCGCAACACCACAGTTCCCTAAAGGAGCTTTCCCAGCagacagtacagtatagtacaggtACAAGTCCCTGGTCCTGCACGGTAAAGTACCTGTGCTGAGTCCTGAACTGGGATGTGTGGGTGGAGCTAGAAATATTCCAGACCACTGACTGGTCAAACACGGTCGATCATCAGACAAGTGCCCTTTTGAAAAAGGTCTAcggttgtgtcccaaatcataTACACCACAGCTTGTTGCTTCATTGAGAATGGCGGTATGTGGTGAATAAAATTCATTACTAGTTAAATGTAAATCAGAGCCACAAGAGTGGTGTGGGAAACGTCACCACGCCACACTCTTCTGAGAAGCTCCTCCCACTTTCACAGGTACCATCATGTGACAGGAAACATACCCAGGGTACGGAGAGTTCCGGATTCAGACTAGGACCTGTACTGCACTGTACGAAGGTGACCCCTGCGGAGtagagaaggagaggagaagaagaggagaacaAGTCCACAACcgaaaacaaacataaaattccACAAAACCATCCAGAGATCGTTCTGTGAAGCACAGAGACGTCCCGTTTCCTGTTTCCACCCGAAGACGGCTCTTCTGATCTGAGTGAAGTGGATGTGGTGAAAGCTGCAGGTGATGGTCTGAGTGATCTCACAAACACAGTGTTCCTGAACAGCAGGCTACAGTTAGGATGAATacaatatgtaaggaataaaacactctgggtCGTGCTCCATGAAAACTCTCTCTATacacacctgtctctctctctctcgcactctctgtctctctctctcgcactctctctctctctctctctctctctctctctctctctcacgcattctctctctctctctctctctcacgcattctctctctctctctctcttgtgctttctctctctctctctcgcactttctctctctctctctctctctctctctcgcgcattctctctctctctctcgctctctcactctctcgtgctttctctctcactctctcttgcacgctctctctctctctccccctgtctggACATACTTTCTGCTCCACATGGACAAGTTCCAAGTTCTTGACCTTTTTTCTTCCCTCAAGGTCCAACGTGTGCAaacaagaatgtgtgtgtgtgtgtgtgtgtgtgtgtgtgtgtgtgtgtgtgtgtgtgtgagtgtgagagagtgagaccaAAAGAGACAGATTGTGTGTGAGGTTTCAGTTTACACATGTCTGACCCTTTCGCTCAGccccaaaaaaacccagacatgtgcaacacccacacacacacacacacacacacacacacacacacacacacacacaagtaaacatgcatgtaaataaacaaatgctcaaacacacacacaaatacacagatgGGCAGAAGGCGGTTGAGGCAACTTGTTACCaaacaccccccacacacacacacacacacacacacacacacacacacacacacacacttctttctCTCCAACACACGGTCATATAAATCTTTAACACAAGACTCGGCAACAAGAACAGTGTGTTTTTCAGACAAGCGtgcacactcgcacactcggCCAGTTTGTTGCTACACAGTGACACTACATACAGACTCAGGAGCCATTTTGGATTCTACATCCTACGTACTGTGCTCTATGGGGAGGTCATTTGGGGTACTGCAGACTGAGGCTCCATCCCAAATCCCatactactatactaaataGAAGCATACTCCTTGTGTGCTTCATAGGGCACAACATCAATCCTTCTACACCTTACATAGTGCACACTAAATCTAATAGGGTGTTGAGACTTGGAGCTGAAGACTAGAGTAAGGCTAAATCCCCCCCCAAAAAGGCTCCCTACCTCCTATAAAAGTACATTACCCCTATCTAGTACAGATATTAGGGAGCAAGGAGACATCTGGGATTCCACATATTACGTACATCTCCACCTGAGTGTCATTTATTGCTTTCCAACAGTAGACTagggctgaatcccaaatgcccccccccccccccttttctatGCCCCCAGTTGAGTGTACTTTTGGAGTTCTGTTTGGGGTTGTAACCACAGATATGGAACATGGAGACATTTGGGAGCCTACAGTACATCTCGCCTACATCTCCAAAGAAGAATCATTTCAGTTTTCAACATTAGACTAGGCCTGGGTCCTTACTTCTTATTAAAACACACCCCTCCTAATGATTGAGCCCAGGTGTTTGAGCCATGTCCATTGCTAACAGGTGCATAAAATCTAGCACATAGCCATGCACTGCAATGCAAACTGCCCCTAGGAGCAACACCAGCACAAGAACTGTGCATCTGGAGTGATGTATGACGTCACTGATTCTACACGctggaaaaaaagaaggtatCAAAGTAGATTTTAAACCCTACTTCATGCACTTTGTGGAACAGAGAGCCGTTGGGACTCAGCTCTGGATTCTAACCACACTCTAAAGAGCAGTGACTCCCTGCTTATACCTACTTCATTATAAGCGCACGGCCCTACTCCATAATGCACATCTATAGGGAGCGATTTACATCCGTTTACTGCACTCCATATATAGACCAGGgttctgtcccaaatcacacagTCAGGGCAACAGGCCGTGTCTCCTCCCCTCGGTAATTATGGAACCCCGCGGCGTTGTACTTTAATTAAAGGTCATGTTTTTAGATAGAAATGCGGAGTAGAGAACGCGTCACGTGGTTTGCGGTCACGACTCGTCGTTTCGGTTTCGTGTTGCGGTACCTCCACCCTGCTGAGACCGAGTAGCCTATATAAatgcgcgtgagagagagatcgGTATCTGTACCTGCTCTGCCGATGTGCGCGAGAGCAGTCCCCGCGCCGCCAAACCCGCCCTGAGCTCGTTAATGTCGATCCGCCCGTCTTTATTGGTGTCGAGCTGGTCGAAGATCTCGGTCCAGAGCCGCTCGCGCTCCGGGTCCGTTTCCGGTACGGGTTCGTTCTCCAAGCACCGGGCACGCGACCACAAACACCACCAGGCACCGGACCTCCGCGGGTCGGCcatgtgcgtgcgcgtgtgtgcgcgcgcggtGTCCCTGCACCACCGTCCGCTTCGGTTTACTTTATTAGTGGGAAAAACATCCCCGCGCTCGCGTGCACACCTTATTTAGGGGAAATAAGATTCCAGCAAAGCTGACCACGGGGCGTCTCGAAAGCCGAATTTCCGcttccgtaaaaaaaaaaaaaacacggttCAGTAACGCACGCACAGCGGTGTTAAACAGCTGGTTTCTCTCTTGCTTGCTCgcgctctctcgcgcgcgcgttCTCGACTCACCAAACCAGGAAGTGACCTAAACCAATCAAAACGCAACTTTATTTTTTCGCCCTGGACTCGCAGCGCGTGAACCGGTAAACGCGTGAATTCACCGCAGTTCCGTAAGAACAGGTGTGCGTGCGGTACATCCGGGACTTTCTTGCTGTAGCTTGTGTTTTGTACGTGTTTGCGTTCACAGCTTATTAGCGGTAAGAAAACAgctctgtcccaaatcacacggAAACTAGTGCACTCCCTGTGGTAACTATGGTAACCATTCCTTCAAGATGGCGCGCTATTTTTTACAGGTGGATTTTTCAGGTAACATGACACACGTTCAAGTCTCCAGGAACTCAGAAcggaagttttgtggcttttaggaTGAATATGTCAGCCTTAAGGTTACCTATAAGCTAGTGCGCTCCGAAACAGTGACGCAATCCGCGTTTAGGAGATACACATTCAAAATGTTCAGTCTCTCTATCGCCGATACGGAGTGACAATTTTGATGAcgtcattctgcacttcagcttctcatcagattttctgtccaatcaaacgctctgGAGAATCCGAAGAGTCCCGCCCACAATGTTATAAAAATCAACAGTACTGTACAGCTTGAATAGCTAAATGCTATTGGCTGTTTAAAAGGTGGGAGGAGCCACCCGATATGTCCCgtcctgacttcctgtttcagtggaaattacatcgATTAATGCTGTGTGTTTCAAAGtacttcacggggactttaatgATCTCTAAAGTGTTACATAAACACCTCTTGAACCATCAAATAAAAAGTGTATGATGTCACAAGAATGGGCGGGGCTTCAGTCAACACAGAGACCCCCTTTATAATGCTGCTGTTATCTACAACTAGAGGTTTTGCGGTAGTTCTGTGTGTCTTAGAAGCCAAAGAATCACACAG
This genomic window contains:
- the slc25a23a gene encoding calcium-binding mitochondrial carrier protein SCaMC-3 isoform X1, giving the protein MADPRRSGAWWCLWSRARCLENEPVPETDPERERLWTEIFDQLDTNKDGRIDINELRAGLAARGLLSRTSAEQQIVSEGDTNQDGQLDCEEFTQYLRTHEKRLRFMFSSLDRNNDGEIDAGEIQLSLHNVGVEVTLDEANKILQSMDKDGTMTIDWVEWRDHFLFNPLHSVEDIALYWKRSLILDIGELLTVPDEFSEKERKSGFVWRQLMAGAMAGTVSRTGTAPLDRLKVFLQVHGQSLDKDKGSVWKGLKVMVKEGGFFALWRGNGINVLKIAPETAIKFLAYEQIKQLIHGSKDRGSLKVHERFIAGSLAGATAQTIIYPMEVLKTRLTLRTTGQYSGVRDCARQILQKEGLWAFYKGYIPNLLGIIPYAGIDLAVYETLKNVWLQRHSSGSADPGVFVLVGCGTVSSTCGQLASYPLALIRTRMQAQATVKGAPQLSMLSLFRSIMAQEGVVGLYRGIAPNFLKVIPAVSISYVVYEHMRKVLGVGK
- the slc25a23a gene encoding calcium-binding mitochondrial carrier protein SCaMC-3 isoform X2, encoding MADPRRSGAWWCLWSRARCLENEPVPETDPERERLWTEIFDQLDTNKDGRIDINELRAGLAARGLLSRTSAEQIVSEGDTNQDGQLDCEEFTQYLRTHEKRLRFMFSSLDRNNDGEIDAGEIQLSLHNVGVEVTLDEANKILQSMDKDGTMTIDWVEWRDHFLFNPLHSVEDIALYWKRSLILDIGELLTVPDEFSEKERKSGFVWRQLMAGAMAGTVSRTGTAPLDRLKVFLQVHGQSLDKDKGSVWKGLKVMVKEGGFFALWRGNGINVLKIAPETAIKFLAYEQIKQLIHGSKDRGSLKVHERFIAGSLAGATAQTIIYPMEVLKTRLTLRTTGQYSGVRDCARQILQKEGLWAFYKGYIPNLLGIIPYAGIDLAVYETLKNVWLQRHSSGSADPGVFVLVGCGTVSSTCGQLASYPLALIRTRMQAQATVKGAPQLSMLSLFRSIMAQEGVVGLYRGIAPNFLKVIPAVSISYVVYEHMRKVLGVGK